One stretch of Mastomys coucha isolate ucsf_1 unplaced genomic scaffold, UCSF_Mcou_1 pScaffold12, whole genome shotgun sequence DNA includes these proteins:
- the LOC116085680 gene encoding protein DGCR6 isoform X3: MDRYAAAGDEAADRARQQERHYQLLSALQSLVKELPSSFQQRLSYTTLSDLALALLDGTVFEIVQGLLEIQHLTEKSLYNQRLRLQNEHRVLRQTLRQKHLEAQQSCRPHNLPVLQAAQQRELEPWQAMEHRIREEQQAMDRKIVLELDRKVADQQSTLEKAGVAGFYVTTNPQELTLQMNLLELIRKLQQRGCQVGKAAL, translated from the exons ATGGACCGCTATGCGGCCGCCGGTGATGAGGCGGCGGACCGGGCCCGGCAGCAGGAGCGGCACTACCAGCTGCTGTCAGCGCTACAGAGCCTGGTCAAGGAGCTGCCCAG CTCCTTTCAGCAGCGCTTGTCCTACACCACGCTCAGCGACTTGGCCCTGGCGCTGCTCGACGGAACGGTGTTTGAAATCGTGCAGGGCCTTCTGGAGATTCAGCACCTCACCGAGAAGAGCCTCTACAACCAGCGACTGCGGCTGCAGAACGAACACCGAG tGCTTAGACAGACTCTGAGGCAAAAGCATCTGGAAGCCCAGCAGTCCTGCCGGCCCCACAACTTGCCAGTgctccaggcagctcagcagcGTGAGCTGGAG CCATGGCAGGCCATGGAACATCGGATCCGGGAGGAACAGCAGGCAATGGACCGAAAGATTGTCCTGGAACTGGACCGGAAGGTTGCTGACCAGCAGAGCACACTGGAGAAGGCAGGGGTAGCTGGTTTCTATGTGACCACTAATCCTCAG GAGCTGACGCTGCAGATGAACCTATTGGAACTCATCAGGAAGCTGCAGCAGAGGGGCTGCCAAGTGGGAAAGGCAGCTCTGTGA
- the LOC116085680 gene encoding protein DGCR6 isoform X4 — protein sequence MDRYAAAGDEAADRARQQERHYQLLSALQSLVKELPSSFQQRLSYTTLSDLALALLDGTVFEIVQGLLEIQHLTEKSLYNQRLRLQNEHRVLRQTLRQKHLEAQQSCRPHNLPVLQAAQQRELEAMEHRIREEQQAMDRKIVLELDRKVADQQSTLEKAGVAGFYVTTNPQELTLQMNLLELIRKLQQRGCQVGKAAL from the exons ATGGACCGCTATGCGGCCGCCGGTGATGAGGCGGCGGACCGGGCCCGGCAGCAGGAGCGGCACTACCAGCTGCTGTCAGCGCTACAGAGCCTGGTCAAGGAGCTGCCCAG CTCCTTTCAGCAGCGCTTGTCCTACACCACGCTCAGCGACTTGGCCCTGGCGCTGCTCGACGGAACGGTGTTTGAAATCGTGCAGGGCCTTCTGGAGATTCAGCACCTCACCGAGAAGAGCCTCTACAACCAGCGACTGCGGCTGCAGAACGAACACCGAG tGCTTAGACAGACTCTGAGGCAAAAGCATCTGGAAGCCCAGCAGTCCTGCCGGCCCCACAACTTGCCAGTgctccaggcagctcagcagcGTGAGCTGGAG GCCATGGAACATCGGATCCGGGAGGAACAGCAGGCAATGGACCGAAAGATTGTCCTGGAACTGGACCGGAAGGTTGCTGACCAGCAGAGCACACTGGAGAAGGCAGGGGTAGCTGGTTTCTATGTGACCACTAATCCTCAG GAGCTGACGCTGCAGATGAACCTATTGGAACTCATCAGGAAGCTGCAGCAGAGGGGCTGCCAAGTGGGAAAGGCAGCTCTGTGA